In Calditrichota bacterium, the DNA window GAAGAGCAGCACCCGTCCGGCAAAGTTGGCTCCCGCGGAGGTTGCGATCCTAAGGTCGGCCTCGAGCGGCGCTTCGTAACTGAACCGCCCCGACGATTGCCAGAGTGAGCAGAGCAGTGTCATCGCTGCAGCGGCGGTCAACCCGGTCGAGAGGTCGAGCCGGCTCATCCGGGGCAGCACCAGAATCGCCAACAGCCCCATCACAGCGCCGAGCAGGAGCCGGAGGCTGTAGTTGCTGCGAAAGATCCGCTCGCGCTCTTCGGGTCGCTTCGACGCCTCGCGCACCACGATATAGTTTAAGGCCAAAGCCAGAGGAAGCCCGAAGAACGCCAGCGCACTGTAGAGCAGGGAGTAGGTCCCGAATTGAGCCGGTCCCAAGTGACGGCTCAGCAGGATCATCGCCGCAAAGGTGAGGGCCTGTCCGGCACCCCGCAGCAGAAAGGTGAGGAGGATGTTTATGGGCGTTGGGTTTTGGGCTTAAGGCTCAAGGCTCAAGGCTCAGGGCTCAAGGCCAAGTGCCTTGTCTTGGCGAGCCTGCAGAGCAGGCGGGGTTATCTACCTTCTTACAATATAGGCTCGGCGTGCAAATAGTCCAACGCTTGCTGCAGCACGGCATCAGGGCTATCTTTTGGCTTTATATTTGAGAGTAATCAAGTAAGTAAGTAAGTAAGTGAGCGGGTGTTCACTCATCATTCATCATCCCTAATCCGGCGGTAAGTGTGCCGTCGGATGTCCCCAGCCGACGGCGGAGCGGTCAGATGAGGACATCTGACCGCACAATTGGCTTCCACTCCAGAGGTGAAAACAGCAAACGCCTATCGCTGGATCAAGGTCATCATTATTCATCATCATCAATATTCAAATGCATTCTTTCATCCTCGTCTTTCCGGGGCAGGCGTCCCAATCGGTAGGTATGGGACGCAACTTTTACACCAGCAGCCCGGCCGCTCGGGCAGTGCTCGACCGCGTCGCGGCACAGGATCAATTCAAGCACCTCCCGGACATCATCTTCATCGGGCCGGATGACCTGCTGACCCGCACCGACAATGTCCAGCCGGCGATCACGTTGGTATCGCTGATGGCGCTGGCGGCGTTCAGGGAGGCTGCCGGGCAAGCCGGTATCGCGTTCGAGCCAGTCGCTGCGGCGGGGCACAGCCTCGGCGAGTATGCGGCGCACGCCGCTGCCGGAAACTTGAGCGAATCGGACGTGCTCGACCTCGTCCGGTGGCGCGGCTATTGGATGAACGAAGCCTCGCAACCTCCGCATCCGAAGGGGGCGATGATCGCGGTTATGGGGCTCGACCAACCGGCGCTGGAGGAGATTGCCGACCGGATAGGACGCGACCGGATCGCAGTGGCAAACTTCAACAGCCCGGGGCAGATCATCCTTTCGGGGACGGAAGAAGCCGTCGCTGCAGCCATCACGGCGGCACAGGAGGCCGGCGCCCGACGGGTCGTGCCGCTCAACGTCTCGGGCGCCTGGCACAGCCCGCT includes these proteins:
- a CDS encoding ACP S-malonyltransferase, producing the protein MHSFILVFPGQASQSVGMGRNFYTSSPAARAVLDRVAAQDQFKHLPDIIFIGPDDLLTRTDNVQPAITLVSLMALAAFREAAGQAGIAFEPVAAAGHSLGEYAAHAAAGNLSESDVLDLVRWRGYWMNEASQPPHPKGAMIAVMGLDQPALEEIADRIGRDRIAVANFNSPGQIILSGTEEAVAAAITAAQEAGARRVVPLNVSGAWHSPLMAAAQAKMAELLAAKIADDLPVAARPKVVANATANAVESAAELRSTLTRQITWPVRWVECVRELLRLAGEPALPSEVSDEEYTARKPWPIVIEVGPGKVLRGLLKNIDRKIVSANVEDPESLAATMDVMQNEER